ataataattactcGTACAAAATATTCAGTGAAAAAAGACAATAGCACGCCTATAGGTGGCGTGTGTCGTGTACGACGCTCGAGGTAAAAGAGAGCGGGGCCTCCGCTCTGAGGAGGGGCGCGGGGACGGCGCTCGTTCGGGAAACCGGTTTCTTGATGCCGTCCCTGTGTCGCTGCCGCTAGGCGGATGCCTAGACATACTGGGGGCCGTTGGAGACGTCAGGCTCCAAGACCGTTTCTGCGTTATCCAGCAAAGGGCAAAGGTACTTCACACCTCGCCTGTAGGAGCCGGAGGTGGTGGCAATTTCGGCCACTCGGGAAAATCAATCAGCTCCAGGGAAAAGCTTGGTTGCGAGCCTCCAGTTTAAGGGAGGAACATTGTCCACCAGGTCGCCTCGTTGCAGGCATCTGACGGGAAGACACCATTTCGTCCGCCGCTGCAGCTCCGCGATGTACTCGAGGTCTCAGTGGCGCCAGAAGTGCTGCCTGAATGCTTCGAGTCTCTGAAACCTATCTAAGCGGTTCTGGTTATGTCCGCCGAGCTCGGCGATGGCAGTGACGTCAGCGCACGGCCGATGAGGAAGTGACCTGGATTTAAAGGATGGAAATCGTCTGGAGAGGAAGATAAGGGATCATAAGAAAGGACATAAGGGTCGGCTGTTCAGGATGGCCTCTACTTGACTGAACGAAAAATACCAACTCTTCAAATGTCAAATGGGCATTccctaaaattaatttaagataaaaCTTTGCGCATCGCACTCCTGATTCGACCAGGCCGAAAGAACGAGAAGAGAAAGCCGGTTCGAATTCAAACTTAATCCCCTCGTTTGAAGCAAATTCTGAAATTGAACTTGACTTTATAATATCGTTAAGCTATTGCTCCgacaaaatttaaacaaaataaataaattaaataaataacatttcgtTATTTTACATACCCTCCCACGCATATCAGTAATAAAAAAGGCCCCGGCTAAGTCAACGCAAACACTAATGAAGGTGAACACAAAAACTAATAGCAGCTGAGGCGCAGCACGTAGCAAACGCACGTGCTCCTGCTGAAACAACAACTTAGTTAGCCGGTGCTTGGCATGGAGAAGAATGGGATGACACATATCAaaagtgtaaaataataaataaaaatgggtGTCGCGAAGAATTTTCAATTCATTGGGGAATCTATCCTACCGTGCCAGCCTAAACAAATGTTAAAGGACGCGTCAAGTTCCTCAGGCTGTAGAACACCGCTaggtttattatttgtatgtgtgtgacagttatgaataaatcgtaataaatAAGCGAACGCGCGCTGTAATATCGTAAGTTTCGAATATCTgtcaaaatcaataaaattattccccaatttaataattaacggCAACATGAACCCTTAATtctaattataacaattctaaTATTCATTGCAAATTGCGGTCAGTTGCATCGTGACTTGcgtaaaagaaaacaaaacaaaaaaaaaatcacaaattaatatcaaatagCCTATTACTATTACAGGCTTCAACACCGCGCGATGCGTAAACAGCTGGGTTCATTGatgtgggcacgtgatgccaTTCACTGCCTTCAGTAACTAAAATACTAGCAATGCGATTTGACacatatgtttttaatttactataacgAGATTTAAACGAACCTGAAAAAGTTAATGAATCGGCCCAGTAGACTAATTGAGATATCTGGAAACGTAGTGTTCTGCAAACAGCTGATGTAAGTTGAGAATTTAAGGGCACGCAATCGTcccatttaatttttgcaaaccataattttttatttaatatttttagtattaagGTTAGCAAGCACAAAATACCAAAAGGGTCAAATATCTTACATGAGTTTTGCCAAAATTTAGTCAGCGACTCGTTAAAACTGTGAAAGATGCACAGTGTATTGCATTgcaaaaatgaattaaataaattgtcgCTTGACCTTGAATGGGCGCTAACAGGCCCGGCAAGTAACCAACCTAACTTCGACTTACGCATAACGGGCATGTCCTGGCCTAACGTAATCTGCTCGGATCCGATTAAATTCCAAAAAATGTCAGCAccgattaaaatatcaattggACCGGGCTGATTAAAATTGGGATCTGCGAGTTTGATGTTACGCGGCAAATTTAAATGAGACACGTCTATGTATTTATGCGACAAATTACCGGAAATATTAGGCAGAACTAAACACGATGTATCAAAATTGACATTATTGTCATGTATAGACCTAATTTGCAAGGCGCAACGTTCAGGAGttttaaacaatgaaatattacCTACTCCTCTCACATCAACAGAATTGTGTTGCGGCGTTAATTgcaatttatgttttaattcattagTTATTAATGACGTCATACTACCGGAGTCTAGCATCGCCCGTGCTGTCACGTGGTCGTTGCTAACGGGATTGTAAACATCAATGAGCGCTGTAAACAACAACACCTGAGTTGAATAGGAGACGGCCATATGATTGGACGCGACTCCGGACTCGCACCGCGACGGCGGGGGCGAGTCCATAGTTTGTGTATTTACAGCCCGAGTAACCTCCCTATGTAATAAAGTATTGTGGCGCTTCTTACAAATACGACAGGGACGCGATCGGCAACGGTGTGAGGTGTGCCCCGCCCTAAGACAGTTGAGGCAGAGCTTCAATCGAGCGGCGCCGGCGATTCGATCCTCGATGCTCAAGGACCGGAACGACGAACAGTCGTAAATGCGATGACCGCCATTGCAGAAGAAACACGAAGCCGGAGGGAAAGAAGAAGCACCGGGAGTGGCTGAAATTGTGAAGGTTTTCATGGTTACGGACTTGTCTGACTTGTTATGAGAAACAAAGTGTTCCCGCTtactattgttattattaaacgaTTTATCTAATTTATTGCGCTGTACTGATTCTAAAACGTCAGCACGTccctttaaaaatttattaaaatcaaataatgaCGGCATTTTATCGTCGTTGAaagaactatttttaaattcttccCACttcaaattagaattattgtCGAGCTTAGCCGAAACcatatgtataattaaagtATCCCAGTGATCAGTGGGCTGCCCCAATGTATTTAAGGCGCGCAGATTTTTGGACACATGATCAACTAGGTAACGCAAAGACTTCGCCGACTCTCGGCCTATAGGTTGCAGATTAAACAAAGAATTTAaatggttaaaaattaattgtctTTTGTTGTTATATCTCTCGCAAAGGAGACGCCAAGCTACGATGTAATTGCAATCGGTAACCTCTAAATTGCTTATAACTTGAACTGCTTCACCTTCTAAGTACGAGttcaaataatgaaatttatgtaTGGACTTGATACGCTCGTTATTGTGAATAAGTGATTCAAAGGTGTCGCGAAATTCAAGCCATTTAAAATAAGAGCCATCAAAATTGCCTATATTTATCAAAGGTAATCTAAAATTGATTTCGTTACTTTGATGACCGCAATGAGCTTGATTTTTCGGACTTTACACTTGCTAGTTCACAGTTATTcgtatttatattagagaaaTAAAATCTTGTTCAATTTCATCCCTTGCATCAATTTCGGCTTCCATCGAGGTTGGATTCTCAATTTCGATGCGCGTTTGCACATCGTCGAACTGCATGAACAATGCACGAAAACGATCCAACCTCAATGAAAGTTCATCCATTTCTTGCGAAGAAATATCATCGCTATTGAAAAGATTATTGatataattcttaaatttagtTAAACGTCCCTTAATGGAGGATCTAGTATTTACGTAAGAAGTCATATTTcgaacaaaaatatatcaattataAATCGACAAGAAATGGAGGAaggattaaatttaaattaagaaaaataatataaaagaaatacgTAAATTAATCCGCCTTATTTCCATTCACTCGGCGCTGGCGCAGGGCGCGTGCGTAGTAACCGCTGGCGGCAGATAACGGGACTCGAGCCGTGTCACGCGGTCCGGCACTGGCAAGCAAAGCGAAGCGTTTAGGTATCTAATGCAAATTGCAATGGAATATTTACGCAGGGATTTATGATTATCAGCTTTAAATTGATGGGATGAGTGCAAgcttattcaataattaaatgagATGAGTATACTTAATGCCctctaagaaataaaataataatgaaatatagaCAAGCAGCTTtagcttttaatttaatagtgcAAAAAATATTGCGAATAGCTCAGTAAGCTTGTATAGCTTGAagctaattaattttaatgtaaagaaACTcctcaaaaaataataaaataaagattataatatgcaGATATGTGCGAGCGGATCGATCGGCAATTTAGATAATTTCGAACAATAAGGAAATGAAAGCCTGAAAAATCGATATTCACTTGCGCAGCATAGGCAATAAAAATGCGACTAAAGCTTGGCCTAGTGAAAGTAAGAGTGGCAGAGCTTGATAGTCAAGAAGAGAGGAAAATTGTATGGAAAGAAAAAAGGAATAAAGGAGTGGTTCACTTCCCTGCTGGACCGTGGCTGCGGCACCTGGCGGCGTCGGCGGGTCGGCGGGTCGGCGGTCGCTCCTGAGTCCTGAGTGACGTGGCGGGCTGCACGAAGCGACTGGGACGGCACGGCGAATAATTGCTGTCTTAAACTCTTCGTACTCGGTCTTCCAAATTGGTCTTCCAAATTAATGTTCCACCCGAAGACGTGGCGATCCGTGACCTTTGTCCGTCCTTCTGTGTGCCTTGCGCTGTATCACGTCGGGGTCACCATGCGCAAGACTGGGGTCTTGgggttttaaaaaaataactgcgttaaaaacaaccaacttcaaaaacggaaaagtaagaaataaaaaagatttgatattattaattactacatattatttttatgtgctatttactaaaaaggtttgatgtcggtgcacgggcttaatactaagtgcttagtgtttggcaccgacttcaaacctatttaataaatagcacataaaaataatatgtagtaattaataatatcaaatcttttttatttcttacttttccgtttttgaatttggttgtttttaacgcagttatttttatttaatactttttagtgtatttttcaacacgaatcaaacgagcccaaactcgataaagttgagtcaatatattactgagttcctatggccaccttccgattccatcatcagatcaactccatgtcatgataatttttcatcgctatccaatttacattcgtatacaaaatttcagctcaatcggttaccgggaagtgaatcaaagttacttgctacattgaaattaagtcatcgagtacagacaaaaatgctcataaaataaaaactactaggcctagccgaataaaatttttatgggaccaattcgacaccatcccgcatcgaacaaaaaaagaatcacgtaaatcggttcagaaacctcggagtaatcggtgtacatacataaaaaaaaaaaaaaaaaaaaaaatataccggccgaattgataacctcctccttttttttgaagtcggttaaaaattaaaccacTTAAAGGTTCGATGTgtatatttgataataattactcGTACAAAATATTCAGTGAAAAAAGACAATAGCACGCCTATAGGTGGCGTGTGTCGTGTACGACGCTCGAGGTAAAAGAGAGCGGGGCCTCCGCTCTGAGGAGGGGCGCGGGGACGGCGCTCGTTCGGGAAACCGGTTTCTTGATGCCGTCCCTGTGTCGCTGCCGCTAGGCGGATGCCtagacaaaaataataaatcacaatTTACTGATAGGATATTGATAGGACCTAGGTGttcacttaatattatgtattttaattataaattactaatttaattttacggtAAACAGATGAACACAAGGAATCACATAATCATACGCTCATAAACATTCCTTTAACTTCTgttaggtacttaattttttttgtttaatttcttATTGACAAAACtgtaacaaattttaatttcctgGTTTAATGCAAATGTAATAAGAGGTGAATAATCacagaaattttaattaatcaatcCATCAGAGGCCACATCAAGGCTATACTTTACCTGTGTAGTATAgaactattataatttacatatacaAATGTTTACATAACAGAAAtagcaaattattaaaaaattcccattataaaatataaaataaatatttctattacTTACTCAATAAAGGTGAAAGCGGATTTGAGATAATGAACTCATTACAGGACAATCATATCTCTAAAAAGATACAtgtatatgtaaatatttacccTTGTTATGATGAAATAATAGCAAAGTAAAATTATGATATCCTTCGTAGAATGCCATAAAAGAGTAAACAA
The sequence above is a segment of the Colias croceus chromosome 14, ilColCroc2.1 genome. Coding sequences within it:
- the LOC123697217 gene encoding uncharacterized protein LOC123697217, which produces MVSAKLDNNSNLKWEEFKNSSFNDDKMPSLFDFNKFLKGRADVLESVQRNKLDKSFNNNNSKREHFVSHNKSDKSVTMKTFTISATPGASSFPPASCFFCNGGHRIYDCSSFRSLSIEDRIAGAARLKLCLNCLRAGHTSHRCRSRPCRICKKRHNTLLHREVTRAVNTQTMDSPPPSRCESGVASNHMAVSYSTQVLLFTALIDVYNPVSNDHVTARAMLDSGSMTSLITNELKHKLQLTPQHNSVDVRGVGNISLFKTPERCALQIRSIHDNNVNFDTSCLVLPNISGNLSHKYIDVSHLNLPRNIKLADPNFNQPGPIDILIGADIFWNLIGSEQITLGQDMPVMRKSKLGWLLAGPVSAHSRSSDNLFNSFLQCNTLCIFHSFNESLTKFWQNSCKIFDPFGILCLLTLILKILNKKLWFAKIKWDDCVPLNSQLTSAVCRTLRFQISQLVYWADSLTFSGSFKSRYSKLKTYVSNRIASICFLLRKSRCN